From a region of the Gemmatimonas aurantiaca genome:
- a CDS encoding DinB family protein, whose amino-acid sequence MPSLRPSTSEHAPWALPYIEATEAALAASGSDDVVKLLESQPGLLRKMLAGAPADIGAFAYAPDKWTLGESLLHVADTERVFAYRLLRVARADGTPLPGFDQDAWVPESRASRRSLEDIIGELESVRAATLTLVRSLDDTALTRTGTASNHAVSSRALIWMITGHMAHHLGITRDRYLAAR is encoded by the coding sequence ATGCCCAGCCTCCGTCCCAGCACTTCCGAACACGCGCCGTGGGCGCTCCCGTACATCGAAGCCACGGAGGCCGCGCTGGCGGCGTCAGGATCCGATGATGTCGTGAAGCTGTTGGAATCTCAACCGGGTCTTCTGCGGAAGATGCTGGCCGGAGCGCCGGCGGATATTGGGGCATTTGCCTATGCACCGGACAAGTGGACGCTGGGCGAATCGCTGCTGCATGTGGCCGACACGGAGCGGGTGTTTGCCTACCGCCTGCTCCGGGTCGCGCGTGCGGACGGCACACCATTGCCGGGTTTCGACCAGGACGCCTGGGTTCCCGAAAGCCGGGCGAGCCGCCGCTCGTTGGAGGACATCATCGGCGAGTTGGAATCGGTGCGGGCCGCCACGCTGACGCTGGTGCGTTCGCTCGATGACACGGCGCTGACCCGGACCGGGACGGCCTCCAATCACGCCGTTTCGAGTCGGGCGCTGATCTGGATGATCACCGGACACATGGCGCATCATCTCGGGATCACGCGGGACCGGTACCTGGCCGCTCGCTGA
- a CDS encoding porin family protein has product MPSFIARSFVSIAVATLAMAAPSAAQSSVQFGTLAGPALTSITDLDKSADIGANMLKSKGRLGLQGGLFAMIPVKGALSLQPEVHYSQKGGKLETTVDLGEAQSTGDLAIGFRLAYVEIPVLVRLDLGSRGSWHPFITVGPAFSLRASCSVSLEAAGAGSISTDCDEGELGEEAGAAASSDPFAKTDIGGIAGVGLTGSLLGRSVFAQLRYNQGFSSIAKESVDNVSPRNRGFSVVFGLGF; this is encoded by the coding sequence ATGCCTTCCTTCATTGCCCGTTCCTTCGTGTCCATTGCTGTGGCAACGCTTGCCATGGCTGCTCCGAGTGCCGCGCAGTCGTCCGTACAATTCGGTACGCTGGCCGGTCCGGCCCTCACGTCCATCACCGATCTCGACAAGTCCGCCGACATCGGTGCGAACATGCTGAAAAGCAAGGGACGCCTGGGTCTGCAGGGCGGTCTTTTTGCCATGATTCCGGTGAAAGGCGCGCTCTCGCTGCAGCCCGAGGTGCACTACTCGCAGAAGGGCGGCAAGCTGGAGACCACCGTCGATCTCGGTGAAGCGCAGAGCACGGGTGACCTCGCGATCGGATTCCGGCTCGCCTACGTGGAGATTCCGGTGTTGGTCCGGCTGGACCTCGGCAGCCGCGGCAGCTGGCATCCGTTCATCACGGTCGGCCCCGCGTTTTCCCTGCGTGCCTCCTGCTCGGTGAGCCTGGAAGCGGCCGGTGCGGGATCGATCAGCACGGACTGTGATGAAGGCGAGCTGGGCGAGGAAGCCGGAGCCGCCGCATCCAGCGATCCCTTTGCCAAGACCGATATCGGCGGGATCGCCGGCGTCGGCTTGACGGGATCGCTGCTCGGACGCTCCGTATTCGCGCAGCTGCGCTACAATCAGGGCTTCTCGTCGATCGCGAAGGAATCGGTCGACAACGTGTCACCCAGGAACCGGGGCTTCTCCGTGGTGTTTGGCCTCGGGTTCTGA